The following coding sequences lie in one Bacteroidia bacterium genomic window:
- a CDS encoding GH3 auxin-responsive promoter family protein produces the protein MLRRIVHKVAVRSFLKRMHKIEKWLNQPLLYQELILRELLQKASHTQIGKQYHFHQIKNYEQFQKYVPVHEYEQLLPYFRQITAEQPNVLWSSKIQWFSKSSGTTDAKSKYIPVSIEALTENHFKGGRDLLALYFSANPKSKLFEGRLLALGGTLIPHPHNSHFTCGDISAILMKNMPDLARFSAALTQKTALMSNWEQKIEAMVKETAKLNVTALLGVPTWTLVLIRKLFEYYPQAKENLHCIWQNLEVFIHGAVNFEPYQAEFERIIPSADMYYWQTYNASEGFFAIQMEKKAKDMVLLVNHGIFYEFLDPKTNAVCSLQEVELYKPYILIITTNSGLWRYNLGDVIHFTSRNPYKIEVIGRSKLYLNAFGEELMIHNTDTAVAIACTKTKAILKDYTVAPVYFTHDKAGRHQWFIEFVQQPDSLTEFARVLDETLKSLNSDYEAKRYRNMTIQEPEIIILPNGTFDNWLKKHNKLGGQHKVPRLQNDRKFVNELMQLLST, from the coding sequence ATGCTTCGTAGGATAGTCCATAAGGTTGCTGTGCGTTCCTTTCTTAAACGAATGCATAAGATAGAAAAGTGGCTTAATCAACCATTGCTTTACCAAGAGTTAATTTTACGAGAGCTTTTACAAAAAGCAAGTCATACACAAATAGGCAAGCAATACCACTTCCACCAAATAAAAAACTACGAACAATTTCAAAAATACGTTCCTGTCCATGAATATGAACAACTTTTACCATACTTCCGTCAAATTACCGCTGAACAACCTAATGTACTTTGGAGTAGCAAAATACAATGGTTTTCCAAATCTTCAGGAACTACCGATGCTAAGTCTAAATACATTCCTGTTAGCATAGAAGCTTTGACAGAAAATCATTTCAAGGGAGGAAGAGACTTATTAGCTTTGTATTTCAGTGCCAATCCAAAGAGTAAGCTTTTTGAGGGGCGTTTGTTAGCTTTGGGGGGAACACTCATACCGCATCCGCATAATTCACACTTTACTTGTGGCGATATTAGCGCCATTCTTATGAAAAATATGCCTGACTTAGCTCGTTTTTCGGCAGCCCTTACTCAAAAAACTGCCTTAATGAGCAACTGGGAACAGAAAATTGAAGCAATGGTCAAAGAAACCGCCAAACTGAATGTAACCGCACTTTTGGGTGTACCTACATGGACCTTAGTCCTTATCCGAAAACTGTTTGAGTACTATCCCCAAGCCAAAGAAAACTTACATTGCATTTGGCAAAACCTAGAGGTCTTTATCCATGGCGCTGTCAATTTTGAGCCTTATCAAGCAGAGTTTGAGCGTATTATTCCTTCTGCGGACATGTACTACTGGCAAACTTACAACGCATCAGAAGGATTTTTTGCTATTCAAATGGAGAAAAAAGCTAAAGACATGGTTTTGTTAGTCAATCACGGTATTTTTTATGAGTTTTTAGATCCCAAAACTAACGCAGTTTGCTCTTTACAGGAAGTAGAGTTATACAAACCTTACATTTTAATCATTACTACTAATTCAGGTCTATGGCGATACAATTTAGGCGATGTGATACATTTTACCTCTCGCAATCCTTACAAAATAGAAGTAATTGGGCGTTCAAAACTATACCTCAATGCTTTTGGCGAAGAACTCATGATACACAACACAGATACCGCTGTAGCCATAGCTTGCACTAAAACAAAGGCTATTCTAAAAGATTATACTGTTGCTCCTGTGTATTTTACTCACGATAAAGCTGGTAGACACCAATGGTTTATAGAATTTGTACAACAACCTGATAGTCTAACTGAATTCGCCCGGGTACTAGATGAAACTTTAAAATCTCTTAACTCTGACTACGAAGCTAAGCGGTACCGCAACATGACTATTCAAGAACCTGAAATTATCATTTTACCTAACGGAACTTTTGACAACTGGCTAAAAAAACACAATAAACTAGGCGGACAACACAAAGTTCCAAGACTGCAAAATGATAGAAAATTCGTAAATGA